GAGCCGCTGGTGAAATACCACCCTTGCCTGTCCAATTTTCTAACCGCGGCCGTGATCCGGTCGCGGGACAGTGCCAGGCGGGAAGTTTGACTGGGGCGGTCGCCTCCCAAAGAGTAACGGAGGCGCGCGAAGGTCACCTTAGGATGGTTGGGAATCATCCCTCAAGTGTAAAGGCACAAGGTGGCTTGACTGCGAGGCAAACAAGCCGAGCAGGTACGAAAGTAGGTCTTAGTGATCTGGCGGTAGCGAGTGGAAGCGCCGTCACTTAACGGATAAAAGGTACTCCGGGGATAACAGGCTGATCTTGCCCAAGAGTTCATATCGACGGCAAGGTTTGGCACCTCGATGTCGGCTCATCGCATCCTGGGGCTGGAGCAGGTCCCAAGGGTTTGGCTGTTCGCCAATTAAAGCGGTACGCGAGCTGGGTTCAGAACGTCGTGAGACAGTTCGGTCCCTATCTGCCATGGGCGTTGGATGTTTGAGGGGTTCTGCTTTTAGTACGAGAGGACCGAAGTGGACGAACCTCTGGTGTACCGGTTGTCGTGCCAACGGCAGCTGCCGGGTAGCTACGTTCGGAAGGGATAACCGCTGAAAGCATCTAAGCGGGAAGCCCTCCCCAAGATGAGACATCCCACCCGCACAAGCGGGCACAAGGAAACAGGGAGACTACCTGTTCGATAGGCCGGGGGTGTACGCACGGCAACGTGTTCAGCCCACCGGTACTAATCATCCGAGAGGCTTGACCATATCATTATTCCAATCCCATGGGCTGCCAAGGCCGGTCGTGCGAGGTCCTTCGCGCTCCCAGGCGTTGGCCGGCCCGGTGGCCACAGCAGGGTGGACACACCCGTTCCCATCCCGAACACGGAAGTTAAGCACCCTCACGCCGATGGTACTACGGTTAGCCGTGGGAGAGTAGGTAGCCGCCGGGCCCCTTTTTTGCTTTCAACCGGTTTGTCCGGTTTAAAACATAGATAGAGAAGAGGACGCAGAAGCGTCCTTTTCTCGTATTCAGAGGATAGGTTTCAAACTATCTTAAAACTAGTAATAGACTAGGATATGCACAGGAAACTGTGCTCCTGCTCTTGCCAGTACCCCTCCTTTTTACTATGATGGTACCAATTCATTTGCGAAAATGAATATTGAGGGTATAAGTATGCAAATAAAGTTACATAATCTAAAGCGAACGTATGGAGATTTGCATGCGGTCAATGGAATAAGCCTCGATATCCCTTCAAATACCATTTATGGAATCATAGGAAAGAGTGGTGCAGGCAAATCCACATTGGTTCGCCTGATCAGCCTGCTGGAACGACCTGATGAAGGGGAAGTCTTCTTTGATGATGTGAGGGTCGACAACCTCCAGAAGCATTCACTCATAGAAAGACGTAGAAGAGTTGGGATGATTTTCCAGAACTTCAATCTTTTCTCCAGTCGGAATGCAGAACAAAATATTGCTTACCCATTGGAAATAACCGGGACCCCGAAGAACGAGATAACAACCCGTGTTGCGAGATTGCTCTCTCTCGTTGGACTGGAAGGAAGGGGAAAAGCTCCGATCAGTACACTCAGTGGAGGACAAAAACAACGTGTGGCAATTGCCCGTGCCTTGGCTTGTAATCCGGATATTCTTTTCTGTGATGAAGCAACCAGTGCCCTCGATCCACAAACAACCCATTCAATTCTCGCCTTGCTGAAGGAAATCCAGAGAAAAATGAGTCTTACTGTCGTCATGATCACTCACCAGATGGAAGTGGTTCGTGATGCGTGCGACCAGGTGGCTGTCTTGAATGATGGTGTGGTGGTTGAACAAGGATTGGTCACTGATATCTTTGCCAATCCCAGCAGTGAAGTTACCAAGGATTTCCTTTCCCACTTGGTGGGTGTGGATGAAGCGGCTGAAGAACCGAATAAGATGGTGCAATGGTCAAAGAAAAGTGGTGCTTATACCTTACGCTTCAGGGGAGGATCCACTGACCAACCGATTCTCAGTAAGATAAGTCGGCAACTCGGTGTAGATTTCAATATCAGGGCAGGTGGTGTACAAAAAGTGGGTGATATTGAGATTGGGACAATGATAGTGGATATCAGTGGTGATGAAGATACCCGAAAAAAAGCCATCGAATCGCTCTCTCAAATGGGTGTAGTCGTTGAAGAGGAGGAGAGTGTATGAGCAAGCTTTGGATACTGGTTTTTGGAGCAACCATGGAAACGTTGAGCATGGTCTTCTTTTCAACACTTTTTTCCCTCATTCTTGGGCTTCCTCTTGGAATTCTGCTTTCAGCCACCTCTGGTGAGGATCAAGGGGGTATTATCCCGCACCCAGTTTTGAATAATGTATTGGGAAGGATTGTGAATGTGCTTCGCTCTTTTCCTTTCATTATCCTTATGATTCTTCTGTTTCCCTTATCGAGATTGTTGATCGGTACCAGTATTGGAACTACCGCAACAATTGTTCCGCTGTCCATTGCGGCAGCACCGTTTGTGGCTCGGGTAATCGAGACCGCACTGAAGGAGGTGGATCCGGGGGTCGTTCAGGCCGCCCGTGCTATGGGTTCCACCAATATGCAAATTGTCCGCAAGGTATTGATACCTGAGGCCCTTCCCTCCTTGGTTAGTGGAGTTACCCTGACCATCATCAATCTCATCGGTTACTCGGCCATGGCTGGAGCAATCGGTGGGGGAGGATTGGGAGACCTGGCGATCAGGTATGGATACCAACGATTCCGAGGCGACATCATGGTAGTAGCCGTTGTCGTCATCCTGGTCCTCGTTGAGGTGATCCAGGTAATCGGAAACAAGATTAGTGCCAAGCTGCTAGCACGGCGTTGATCCCATATTATTGTCACTATGTACCTCTCATATAAAGGCGAGAGAAGGAGATGTTGTTCATGAAAAAGATTCTAAGTGTTTCACTTGTGTTGTTGCTTGCACTTTCATTGTTTGCAGCAGGAACCAAAGAAGAGGCCGATTCCAACACCTTGGTAGTCGGAGCCACCCCAGAACCCCATGCTGCTTTCCTCGAGTTGGTGGTTGAGGATCTTGCCCAGCAGGGAATTACCTTGAAGATCCAGGAGTTCACCGACTATGTAACTCCCAATGAGGCTTTGGAGAGCGGAGAGTTGGATGCAAACTTCTTCCAGCATATCCCCTATCTTGAGTCCTTCAACAAGGAGAAAGGATATCATCTGGCAAATGCAGGTGGCATCCACGTTGAGCCGTTTGCTTTGTACTCAGAGCAGTATGATTCTATTGCCGAGCTCCCAGAAGGTGCAACGATTGCAATTCCAAACGATCCAACCAACGAAGGTAGGGCGTTGCTGTTGCTCCAGAGTGCCGGTTTGTTGACTCTTGATGCAAATGCTGGTCTTGAAGCAACACCGCTGGATATTGCATCCAATCCTAAGGGTTTCTCTTTCCGCGAGATCGAGGCTGCAAGTCTTCCTCGTGTACTCTCTGATGTCGATGCTGCTATTATCAATGGCAACTACGCCATTCCCGCTGGTTTGATCGCAACCCAGGATGGATTGCTTGTCGAAGGTGCAGACAGTCCTTATGTAAATGTCGTTGCCGTCAAGCAAGGACGTGAGAATGACAAGGCTATTGTTGCTTTGGTTGAAGCACTCCGTAGTGAGAAGATTACCTCCTATGTTGCAGAGCGTTATCCCAATGGTGAAGTGGTTCTTGTGACTGAGTAACCGTACTGTAATTACTTTCAGCCTCCTTGCAATAGTGCTTGGAGGCTTTGTTTTTGTATTTATATGCAAAAAAATTCGAAAATATGAATAATAATACAGCTAAACTTGACATATATTGTATAAATATGTACGATGCCTACAATGAGAACGGAGGCTGATAATGACATCAATGAAAGGACGCAGTTTTTTGACCCTCAAGGACTATACAGGACAGGAGATACTTGATCTTCTCCAGCTCTCTGCTGACTTGAAGGCAAAGAAAAAAGGAAACACCTATCCAGAAACATTGCAGGGAAAACTGCTTACGGGAAAGAATATCGTGCTGATTTTTGACAAGAGTTCCACCCGTACCCGTTGCTCATTTGAAGTCGCTGCTTTTGATGAAGGAGCCTGTGTCACCTTTCTGACCAACAGCCAGATGGGAAAAAAAGAATCCATCGAGGACACTGCTAAGGTTCTCGGGAGAATGTATGATGGTATTCAGTACCGTGGGTTCTCTCCTAAGGTAATCAGGGACATTGCCCGCTACAGCAACGTTCCAGTCTGGAATGGGTTGACTGATGATGATCATCCCACCCAGGTGCTGGCGGACGTCCTTACAGCAATGGAGCATACCCACAAGGCCCCTAAAGACTTGAAATTCGCTTATATCGGGGACGGGAGAAACAATGTCTCCAATGCACTGATGATCGGCGCCGCAAAACTGGGGATGGAGTATCGTATTGCTGCACCAAAAGAGCTGTTCCCATCCCAACAGTTGCTTGATGAGTTGGCTCCTGCTGCCAAGGAGAGTGGTGCCAAGTTGTGGGCTACCACTGACCCAGTTGAGGCTGTACAGGGTGTTGATGTGATCTACACCGATGTGTGGGTCTCCATGGGGGAGGAAGACCAGACCGCGTCAAGAATTTCCTTGCTGAAAGACTATCAGGTGACAATGGATCTCCTGAAAGCCTCCGGGAACAAGCAGGTGCTCTTTGAACACTGTCTCCCTTCGTTCCATGATCTCAATACCAGTGTTGCACAGCAGATTCACGAACAATTCGGCCTAACGGAATTGGAAGTAACTGATGAGGTGTTCAGGAGCAATCATTCAGTTGTGTTTGA
This sequence is a window from uncultured Sphaerochaeta sp.. Protein-coding genes within it:
- the argF gene encoding ornithine carbamoyltransferase, with amino-acid sequence MMTSMKGRSFLTLKDYTGQEILDLLQLSADLKAKKKGNTYPETLQGKLLTGKNIVLIFDKSSTRTRCSFEVAAFDEGACVTFLTNSQMGKKESIEDTAKVLGRMYDGIQYRGFSPKVIRDIARYSNVPVWNGLTDDDHPTQVLADVLTAMEHTHKAPKDLKFAYIGDGRNNVSNALMIGAAKLGMEYRIAAPKELFPSQQLLDELAPAAKESGAKLWATTDPVEAVQGVDVIYTDVWVSMGEEDQTASRISLLKDYQVTMDLLKASGNKQVLFEHCLPSFHDLNTSVAQQIHEQFGLTELEVTDEVFRSNHSVVFDEAENRMHTIKAVMVATLAELS
- a CDS encoding MetQ/NlpA family ABC transporter substrate-binding protein, translating into MKKILSVSLVLLLALSLFAAGTKEEADSNTLVVGATPEPHAAFLELVVEDLAQQGITLKIQEFTDYVTPNEALESGELDANFFQHIPYLESFNKEKGYHLANAGGIHVEPFALYSEQYDSIAELPEGATIAIPNDPTNEGRALLLLQSAGLLTLDANAGLEATPLDIASNPKGFSFREIEAASLPRVLSDVDAAIINGNYAIPAGLIATQDGLLVEGADSPYVNVVAVKQGRENDKAIVALVEALRSEKITSYVAERYPNGEVVLVTE
- a CDS encoding methionine ABC transporter permease, which produces MSKLWILVFGATMETLSMVFFSTLFSLILGLPLGILLSATSGEDQGGIIPHPVLNNVLGRIVNVLRSFPFIILMILLFPLSRLLIGTSIGTTATIVPLSIAAAPFVARVIETALKEVDPGVVQAARAMGSTNMQIVRKVLIPEALPSLVSGVTLTIINLIGYSAMAGAIGGGGLGDLAIRYGYQRFRGDIMVVAVVVILVLVEVIQVIGNKISAKLLARR
- a CDS encoding methionine ABC transporter ATP-binding protein, with amino-acid sequence MQIKLHNLKRTYGDLHAVNGISLDIPSNTIYGIIGKSGAGKSTLVRLISLLERPDEGEVFFDDVRVDNLQKHSLIERRRRVGMIFQNFNLFSSRNAEQNIAYPLEITGTPKNEITTRVARLLSLVGLEGRGKAPISTLSGGQKQRVAIARALACNPDILFCDEATSALDPQTTHSILALLKEIQRKMSLTVVMITHQMEVVRDACDQVAVLNDGVVVEQGLVTDIFANPSSEVTKDFLSHLVGVDEAAEEPNKMVQWSKKSGAYTLRFRGGSTDQPILSKISRQLGVDFNIRAGGVQKVGDIEIGTMIVDISGDEDTRKKAIESLSQMGVVVEEEESV